AGCTCGGCTATGATCGCCGCAAGGGCCGCCCGCGTCTCCTCGAAACTGCTGCCGGTGTCGACGACATAGTCGGCCATGCGGCGCTTTTCGGCGTCCGGCACCTGCTTCGCCAGGATGGCGGCGAACTTTTCCTCGGCCATGCCGGGGCGGGACAGAACGCGCTCACGCTGCGCCGCCGCCGCCGCACTCACCACCACCACCTTGTCGACGCGGTTTCTGCCGCCGGTCTCGAACAGAAGCGGGATGTCGAGCACAGCGAGTTGGGCACCCGCGGCGCGATGGCGCGCCAGGAAGGCGTCGGCGTCGGCGCGCACCAGCGGATGGATGATGGCTTCCAGCGTCTTCAGCGCGGCGGCATCGCCCAGCACACGCTGGCCAAGCAGTGCCCGGTCGACCGTGCCATCCCGGGTGACGCCGGGAAAGGCGGCCTCGACCAGAGGTGCTGCCTTGCCGGCATAAAGACGATGCACCGCCTCGTCCGAATCGTGCACCGGCACGCCGGCCTCCGCGAACATTTTTGCCGCGGTCGACTTGCCCATGCCGATGGAGCCAGTGAGGCCGAGAACGATCAATGGCTGGTCTCCAGGTCGGCGACGATCATGGCGCGCAGTTCCGGCGTCACCTCGGGCCGGCGGCCGAACCAGCGCTCGAAACCGGGTACCGCCTGGTGCAGCAACATGCCCAGCCCGTCGACGGTCTTCAGTCCGCGCTGCCTGGCGGCGGCGAGCAGCGGCGTTTCCAGCGGCACATAAACAATGTCGGTGACGATCGCATGCGCCGGCAAGCCGGCGGGATCGGCAGGCAGGCCTTCATTGCCATGCATGCCAAGCGCCGTGGTGTTGATGAGCAGGCCGGCATCGCCGAGCAGCGCGGCGGTCGCATCCGCACCATGCGCCGAGACACCGGCGCCGAACTGGTCGCCCAGCTCCCGCGCCCGCGCCACGGTGCGGTTGACGATGCGGATGTCCTTGAGCCCACGCTCCTTCAGCGCATGGATGACGGCGCGGGCGGCTCCGCCGGCGCCGAGCACGACCGCCGGCCCGTTCCCCGCCCAGCCGGGGGCATGTTCGTCGAGATTGGCGGCGAAGCCATGCGCGTCGGTGTTGCCGCCACACAAGAAGCCATCCTCGAACCACAGCGTGTTGACCGCGCCGATCTGCTCGGCCGCCTCGTCGCGTCGCCCGAGTGCCGCGAACACCACTTCCTTGTGCGGAATGGTGACGTTGCCGCCACTGAAGCCATTGCCGGCAAGTGACGACAGGAACGCTGATATATCGCCGGGCGCGACATCGATCGCTTCGTAGCTGCCGGCGATGCCGTAGCTGTTCAGCCAGTGGCCGTGGATCTTCGGCGACCGCGAATGGGCGACCGGATGACCGACCACGAAAGCTTTCTTCCGATCAGCCATCGATGGCACCCAGGTTGCGCAGTTCGGAAAGCAGCGGCAGCAGCGGCAGGCCGACGATGGTGAAATGATCGCCTTCGACCTTTTCGAACAGCTGGATGCCTTCGCCCTCGATCTGGTAGGCGCCGACGCTGGCGAGTGCCTTCTGGCCGACCCGCGCCAGATGTCGGCCGATGAAAGCCGGGGTGAGGTTGCGCATGGTGAGGTTGGCGATGCCGACATGCCGCCACAGCACCGCACCGTCGCGCACCAGCACCGCGGCGCTGTTCAGCTGATGCGTCCTGCCGGACAACGCCAGAAGATGGCGCCGCGCGCCTTCCATGTCGGCCGGCTTGTGGAACACCTCGTCGCCCAGCGACAGCGTCTGGTCGCAGCCCAGCACCAGCGCGCCCGGCCGGCGTTCGCTTACCTCGACCGCCTTGGCTTCCGCCAGGATGGCGGCAACGTCCTCGGGCGACACACCGCTGCCTTGAAGCGGTGCCTCGAGCGCGCGCTCGTCGACCTTAGCCGGCACCGCTTCGACATCGAGCCCGGCATTCTTCAGCATCGTCAACCTGAACGGGCTGCCCGATGCGAGGATGAGTTTCTCGGCCATGTTTGCTCCGCGCGCTGTTTCGTCCCGGCTATAGCATGCCCGACGAGACTGGAAGGAAAAACCCGCGCGGCCCTTTCAGGCGCGCTAGCGCGCCTTTTCGCGCATCAGCCCGACAATGGCCGCGGCAGTCTCTTCGATGGAGCGGCGGCTGACATCGATGGTCGGCCAGCCGTGGCGGGTGCATATCTGGCGGGCATAGGCCAGTTCCTCGTTGATGACGGCGCGGTCGACATAGCCGTTGGAATCGAAACCGGGCGTGGAACCCAGCAGGCGGTTCTGCCTGACATGCGAGATGCGTTCGGCGGTGGCCACCAGGCCGACGACCAGCGGCGTCTTGGCCTCGACCAGTGCCTGCGGCACCGGCACGCCGAGCACGATCGGGATGTTGGCGGTCTTGATGCCGCGATTGGCGAGATAGATGGAGGTCGGCGTCTTCGAGGTGCGCGAAATGCCGATCAGCACGATGTCGGCCTGTTCCATGTCGATCGGCAACTGGCCGTCGTCATGCTCCATGGTGAAGTTCAGCGCGTCGATGCGACGGAAATATTCGGCGTCCAGCACATGCTGGGCACCCACCCGCCGCCCGGCCGGGGTGCCGAGATAGGACTGGAAAACGGTCAGCACCGGTTCCAGCACCGAAACACAGGGCAGGCCCATGGCGGCGCAGCGTTCGTCGATACGGCGGGCAAGCGCCTGATCCACCACTGTATAAAGCACGATACCCGGTTCTTCCTCGATATCGTCGAACACCTTCATCAGCTGTTTCTCGGTACGGATCAGCGGATAGATGTGCTCGATGGCGCGCGCATCCTTGTATTGCGCCGATGCCGCCCGGCCGGCGGCCAGCAGCGTCTCGCCGGTGGCGTCGGAAATCAGGTGGAGGTGGAAGAAGCTCTGGGGTTTGTTCACAGGGGCTCGCGGGGTGCTGTGGGTGAATGTGGACAAGTGGGGGCAAACGCACCGGTCTGGTCCGGCCGACTGTATCAGATGCCTGTTTGTCCACAATTGATGGCGTTGTCAGCTTTTTCGGGCGTCTGGGGAGAAGTCTGGGGACGATGGAATCTGGCTGTCAGCCTTCCACAGGCGATCGCGCGGCAAGAGGTGGCCAGTACCTTGAATCCGAACGAAGAATCGACTTTTCCACACTGTTCCCAAGGGCGCGGAGAACAACACGCGACATTATGCGGGCTGGCATTTCAGGCGCCGATGCTGGACAGCTCGGCATTCCCGATTCAAACAGACTCATAGAATTAGAAGACTCTTTAAAAATCCTATTAGATTTATAAGAGGCTTTCGAAAGCGAGCGCATGGCAGCCAAACGGACCGTTCTTGAGGTACTGAAGGGCGAGACGGTGTCGCCACCTCCGCTCTGGATGATGCGCCAGGCAGGCCGCTATCTGCCGGAGTACCGGGAGACCCGGAAACGCGCCGGCAGCTTTCTCGACCTCTGCTACAATCCAGACCTTGCCGTGGAAGTGACGCTGCAGCCGATCGAACGCTTCGGCTTCGACGCGTCGATCCTGTTCTCGGATATTCTTGTCGTGCCGCATGCGCTCGGCCGCGATTTGCGCTTCGAGGAGGGCCGTGGGCCGCTTCTGACGCCGATCCGGGCCGATGAGATCGACGAACTCGACACCGAATTGTTTCACGTGAATCTGGCCCCGGTTTACGAAACCGTGCGCCAACTGCGCCGTAAATTGCCTGAGGAGACGACGCTGATCGGCTTCTGCGGAGCGCCGTGGACGGTGGCCACCTATATGATCGCCGGCCATGGCACGCCCGACCAGGCGCCGGCCAGGCTGTTTTCCTATCGCGAGTCGCAGGCGATGCGACGCCTGTTGGCGGTGCTGGCCGAGCAGTCCGCCGCCTATCTCATCCGCCAGATCGAGGCGGGCGCGGATGTGGTGCAGATCTTCGATTCCTGGTCCGGGGTTCTGGACGAGGCGTCCTTCCAGGCCTTCTGCGTGGAGCCGGTAGCCGAGATCGTGCGGCGGGTGCGTGCGGTCTATCCCGAAGTGCCGATCATCGGTTTTCCGAAGGGTGCCGGTTTCAACTATGCGTCCTATCGCTCGCTGACGGGTATAACGGGCCTCGGCCTCGACTGGACCGTGCCGCTGACCGCAGCGAAGGCGCTGCAGAAGGGCGGCGCCGTACAAGGCAATCTCGATCCGCTGCGGCTGGTGGCCGGCGGACGGGCGCTGGAGGAGGGTGTGGCGGCGATCCTCGACACGCTGGGCGACGGGCCGCTGATTTTCAACCTCGGCCACGGCATCACGCCGGAGACGCCGATTGCCCATGTCGAGGCGATGGTGAAACAGGTGAGGAGCCGTCGATGAGCGCAACCGAAAATACGGGCAGCGGTGGTCAGGCACTGCGGCGGGCAGCCATCGCCATCGCCATCTTCCTGTTCCTCACCGCGCTGCTCTATCTGTTGGCGCCGGCCGATTTCTATCCCTGGGCCAAGGCCGTGCATGTGATCGCGGTCATCTCGTGGATGGCCGGCATGCTCTATCTGCCGCGGCTCTTCGTCTATCATGCCGAGACTGAACGCGGCTCCGAACAGTCCGAGACCTTCAAAGTGATGGAGCGGCGCCTGCTGCGCGGCATCATCAACCCCGCCATGGTGATCAGCTGGGCCTTTGGCCTGTGGCTGGCATGGAAGGGCTTCGGCTTCCACGGCGGCTGGCTGCACGCCAAGATCGGTGCCGTGGTGCTGCTTTCGGCCGTGCACGGCTATCTGGTCGGCGCGGTGCGCAAATTCGCCGAGGACCGCAATGAAAAACCAGCGAGGCACTGGCGGATCGTCAACGAGATCCCCACATTGCTGATGATCGTCATCGTCGTGTTGGTGATCGTGAAGCCGTTCTGAGGCATCGGCGCGTCCAAGCGGGCGCATAAAGGGCGCCCTGAACTTTTTGAATCCGCTGCATTGTGCCTGCCGAAAATCGATTCCGATTTTCTGGTCGACGCAGTAGGGGTTCGAAATCTTGGCTTGGCAGGCCGGTTTCGAGGAAATTCTTGTCCGCGGGTTTGTCTTTCTCAACCCAGGCACGCCAGAAGCGGCAAAAAGCTTGAGCCGAGGCATAATTTCGCGCCTTGCTCTTTGGATAGTGTGACGGTACAAGACGGGTCTCTCCTCGTCACGCACCGCATTCAATTCCCGCCTTCCGGTTGCGTTCGGCACTTTTTCACCCGCCGACCCATTTTCCCATTTTTACATTCAGGCTCCTCTCATGCAGGAAATGAAACTTACCGAATTCAAAAACAAGAAGCCGCCGGAGCTGATCGCTTACGCGGAATCGCTCGAGGTCGAGAACGCCAGCGTCATGCGCAAGCAGGAGCTGATGTTCGCGATCCTCAAGAAGCTGGCCGCGCAGGACGTCGAGATCATCGGCGACGGCGTCGTCGAGGTGTTGCAGGACGGCTTCGGCTTCCTTCGCTCCGCCAACGCCAATTATCTTCCGGGTCCGGACGATATCTATATTTCACCCTCCCAGATCCGCCGCTTCTCGCTGAAGACCGGCGACACCGTGGAAGGACCGATCCGCAGCCCGAAGGAAGGCGAACGCTATTTCGCGCTGCTCAAGGTCAACACCATCAATTTCGACGACCCGGAGAAGATCCGGCACAAGATCCATTTCGACAATCTGACGCCGCTCTATCCGACCTCGCGGCTGAAGATGGAGGTCGAGAACCCGACCACTAAGGATATCTCGCCGCGCGTCATCGACCTGGTGGCACCGCTCGGCAAGGGCCAGCGTGCGCTGATCGTGGCGCAGCCGCGCACGGGTAAGACGGTGCTGCTGCAGAACATCGCCCACTCGATCACCACCAACCATCCCGAATGCTATCTGATCGTGCTTCTGATCGACGAGCGTCCGGAAGAAGTCACCGACATGCAGCGTTCGGTGAAGGGCGAGGTTGTGTCCTCGACCTTCGACGAGCCGGCTGCCCGCCACGTTCAGGTCGCCGAAATGGTCATCGAAAAGGCCAAGCGCCTGGTCGAGCATGGCCGCGACGTCGTCATCCTGCTTGATTCGATCACCCGCCTCGGCCGCGCCTACAACACCGTGGTGCCGTCGTCCGGCAAGGTGCTGACCGGCGGTGTCGACGCCAACGCGTTGCAGCGGCCGAAGCGTTTCTTCGGCGCCGCCCGTAACATCGAGGAAGGCGGTTCGCTGACCATCATCGCCACCGCGCTGATCGATACCGGCAGCCGCATGGACGAAGTGATCTTCGAAGAGTTCAAGGGTACCGGCAACTCGGAAATCGTGCTCGACCGCAAGGTGGCCGACAAGCGCATCTACCCGGCGATGGATATCCTGAAATCCGGTACGCGCAAGGAGGACCTCCTGGTGCCGCGCGCGGACCTGCAGAAGATCTTCGTGCTGCGCCGTATCCTGGCACCGATGGGCACGACCGACGCGATCGAGTTCCTCATCGACAAGCTGAAGCAGACGAAGACCAATGGCGACTTCTTCGATTCGATGAACACCTGATCAGGTTTCTATTACCGGCGAACGGTAATGGACGATTTTCAAGGCAAGGCGCGCCCAAACGGGCGCGTTTTGTATTTCTGGACCCTGTTGTGTATCAAAACCGGTGCCAGGTTGCGGATGCTTCCGCGTAACCTATTGTATAAATTATAGAAAATTATTTGACTCTGGTTTGTGACATCCGATCCTACCCACTTTTGCGGCGCAGGAGACGCTCGAGTTCCTCCGGTTCGGTGACAACCGGCAGGCAGACCTGGCCGGTGCAGTAATAAGCCCCCGGCCTCTCGGTGGTCGGGACCAAACCCCCGGGCAGACCCGGTGCGGCGTCCCCCAGCGGCACGATAAGATCGACGCGGCGCGGGTCCGGAT
The genomic region above belongs to Mesorhizobium terrae and contains:
- a CDS encoding shikimate dehydrogenase, whose product is MADRKKAFVVGHPVAHSRSPKIHGHWLNSYGIAGSYEAIDVAPGDISAFLSSLAGNGFSGGNVTIPHKEVVFAALGRRDEAAEQIGAVNTLWFEDGFLCGGNTDAHGFAANLDEHAPGWAGNGPAVVLGAGGAARAVIHALKERGLKDIRIVNRTVARARELGDQFGAGVSAHGADATAALLGDAGLLINTTALGMHGNEGLPADPAGLPAHAIVTDIVYVPLETPLLAAARQRGLKTVDGLGMLLHQAVPGFERWFGRRPEVTPELRAMIVADLETSH
- the coaE gene encoding dephospho-CoA kinase (Dephospho-CoA kinase (CoaE) performs the final step in coenzyme A biosynthesis.); translated protein: MIVLGLTGSIGMGKSTAAKMFAEAGVPVHDSDEAVHRLYAGKAAPLVEAAFPGVTRDGTVDRALLGQRVLGDAAALKTLEAIIHPLVRADADAFLARHRAAGAQLAVLDIPLLFETGGRNRVDKVVVVSAAAAAQRERVLSRPGMAEEKFAAILAKQVPDAEKRRMADYVVDTGSSFEETRAALAAIIAELTGENGGNDAG
- the hemE gene encoding uroporphyrinogen decarboxylase; this encodes MAAKRTVLEVLKGETVSPPPLWMMRQAGRYLPEYRETRKRAGSFLDLCYNPDLAVEVTLQPIERFGFDASILFSDILVVPHALGRDLRFEEGRGPLLTPIRADEIDELDTELFHVNLAPVYETVRQLRRKLPEETTLIGFCGAPWTVATYMIAGHGTPDQAPARLFSYRESQAMRRLLAVLAEQSAAYLIRQIEAGADVVQIFDSWSGVLDEASFQAFCVEPVAEIVRRVRAVYPEVPIIGFPKGAGFNYASYRSLTGITGLGLDWTVPLTAAKALQKGGAVQGNLDPLRLVAGGRALEEGVAAILDTLGDGPLIFNLGHGITPETPIAHVEAMVKQVRSRR
- a CDS encoding pyruvate, water dikinase regulatory protein — protein: MNKPQSFFHLHLISDATGETLLAAGRAASAQYKDARAIEHIYPLIRTEKQLMKVFDDIEEEPGIVLYTVVDQALARRIDERCAAMGLPCVSVLEPVLTVFQSYLGTPAGRRVGAQHVLDAEYFRRIDALNFTMEHDDGQLPIDMEQADIVLIGISRTSKTPTSIYLANRGIKTANIPIVLGVPVPQALVEAKTPLVVGLVATAERISHVRQNRLLGSTPGFDSNGYVDRAVINEELAYARQICTRHGWPTIDVSRRSIEETAAAIVGLMREKAR
- the rho gene encoding transcription termination factor Rho produces the protein MQEMKLTEFKNKKPPELIAYAESLEVENASVMRKQELMFAILKKLAAQDVEIIGDGVVEVLQDGFGFLRSANANYLPGPDDIYISPSQIRRFSLKTGDTVEGPIRSPKEGERYFALLKVNTINFDDPEKIRHKIHFDNLTPLYPTSRLKMEVENPTTKDISPRVIDLVAPLGKGQRALIVAQPRTGKTVLLQNIAHSITTNHPECYLIVLLIDERPEEVTDMQRSVKGEVVSSTFDEPAARHVQVAEMVIEKAKRLVEHGRDVVILLDSITRLGRAYNTVVPSSGKVLTGGVDANALQRPKRFFGAARNIEEGGSLTIIATALIDTGSRMDEVIFEEFKGTGNSEIVLDRKVADKRIYPAMDILKSGTRKEDLLVPRADLQKIFVLRRILAPMGTTDAIEFLIDKLKQTKTNGDFFDSMNT
- the hemJ gene encoding protoporphyrinogen oxidase HemJ, with product MSATENTGSGGQALRRAAIAIAIFLFLTALLYLLAPADFYPWAKAVHVIAVISWMAGMLYLPRLFVYHAETERGSEQSETFKVMERRLLRGIINPAMVISWAFGLWLAWKGFGFHGGWLHAKIGAVVLLSAVHGYLVGAVRKFAEDRNEKPARHWRIVNEIPTLLMIVIVVLVIVKPF
- a CDS encoding Maf-like protein → MAEKLILASGSPFRLTMLKNAGLDVEAVPAKVDERALEAPLQGSGVSPEDVAAILAEAKAVEVSERRPGALVLGCDQTLSLGDEVFHKPADMEGARRHLLALSGRTHQLNSAAVLVRDGAVLWRHVGIANLTMRNLTPAFIGRHLARVGQKALASVGAYQIEGEGIQLFEKVEGDHFTIVGLPLLPLLSELRNLGAIDG